The Iamia sp. SCSIO 61187 genomic sequence CGCAGGGTGGCGTCCGGGGCGATCTCGACGAGCGCGTCGCCGGTCAGGGTGGAGATGGGACGGTCTGCGCTGGTGAGGTCTCTTTCCATGGCCCCACGCTGCCCCCTGGCCCCGGTCGCCAGACAGGGTCCAAGGTCCCCTCTCGGGCGTCAGGAGGACGGCGACTCGTCGGTCAGGACGTGGGGCGCGGTCCAGGAGTGCAGCGTCTGGATGTAGTTGGCCCGCTCGAAGGCCGAGGGGTCGCCCGAGGTGGCCTGGGTCGCGCTACCGCGCAGCTGGCCGACGGAGTGGTAGTCGTGGTCGTCCAGCCAGGTGCGGAGCTCCTCCTCGACGACGCTCAGGTACTGCGGCCCGTGGCGCAGCACCGCCGAGGTCACCATGGCCACGTCGGCGCCGACCATGAGCGCCTTGACCACGTCGGTGCCGGCGTGGACGCCGGAGGTCGCGGCGAGCGAGACGTCCGGTCCCAGCTGGGGCCGGAGGATGGCGATCCAGCGCATCGGGAGGCGCAGCTCGCCGGGTCGGCTGAGCTCGACGCGGTTGACGACCTCGAGCGCCTCGAGGTCGAGGTCCGGTTGGTAGAAGCGGTTGAACAGCACCAGCCCGTCGGCGCCGGCCTCGACCACGGCGGCGGCGAAGCTGGCCATGGCCGAGTAGTGCGGGCTGAGCTT encodes the following:
- a CDS encoding dihydroorotate dehydrogenase-like protein encodes the protein MSDLTTRYLGLELRTPIVASASPLNGEPASAKLVEDAGASAIVMPSLFEEEILNEEIQLTRSLEAGSEHFAEALDYFPDVGDLASAGDRYLALLERLKAQSSVPVIASLNASSAGGWVRYASLMEEAGADAIELNLYHVAADPTRDAASMEGADLDIVRAVRGALSIPFAVKLSPHYSAMASFAAAVVEAGADGLVLFNRFYQPDLDLEALEVVNRVELSRPGELRLPMRWIAILRPQLGPDVSLAATSGVHAGTDVVKALMVGADVAMVTSAVLRHGPQYLSVVEEELRTWLDDHDYHSVGQLRGSATQATSGDPSAFERANYIQTLHSWTAPHVLTDESPSS